The Nesterenkonia xinjiangensis genome contains a region encoding:
- the dxs gene encoding 1-deoxy-D-xylulose-5-phosphate synthase, which yields MGGIESVKTILETIRSPQDLTRLSDEQLERLSAEIRQFLIDNVSRTGGHLGPNLGVVELTLAIHRIFDSPRDSIIFDTGHQSYIHKLVTGRQDFSTLRQQGGLAGYPDRAESIHDVVESSHASSSLSWADGISKARVLSGEDDRSVVAVIGDGALTGGMAWEALNNIAADKDRRVIIVVNDNGRSYAPTVGGLADQLGRLRRGFLDKLRTHHVYERTMDGTKQRLQHGGPVSQMVYRSLHAAKKGAKDFWSPQGLFEDLGMKYIGPVDGHDQRSMEEALQDAKNYGGPVIVHALTEKGRGYAPARADEKDQFHAVGVIDPETGEPVSRGAARSWTSVFEEEITAIADERPDVVALTGAMLNPVGLRSFAQKHPERVFDVGIAEQHAVTSAAGLAYGGLHPVVALYATFLNRAFDQLLMDVALHKAGVTLVLDRAGVTGPDGPSHHGMWDLSLLQIVPGLQIAAPRDSTRLREELREAVAVDDAPTVVRFSKGSVNGEIDALHRFDDGVEVLHGQTDDDGAYSNDVLIVSVGTMAELSLDVARRLADQGITSTVVDPRWVLPVPDTVVSLAARHRIVVCAEDGVKAGGVGSRIRQTMREAGVDTALNEVGLPVEFLSHGSRGEVLARVGLTSAQIAQDTVAQVLGTKVPFARPLPGEDLPTGEIPSFPFSRDT from the coding sequence ATGGGAGGGATCGAGTCCGTGAAGACCATTCTGGAGACCATCAGGTCTCCCCAGGATCTGACCCGGCTGTCCGATGAGCAGCTGGAACGGCTGTCCGCGGAGATCCGGCAGTTCCTCATCGACAACGTCTCCAGGACGGGCGGGCATCTGGGCCCCAACCTCGGCGTGGTGGAGCTGACCCTGGCGATCCATCGCATCTTCGACTCGCCTCGTGACTCGATCATCTTCGACACCGGACACCAGTCCTACATCCACAAGCTGGTGACCGGGCGTCAGGACTTCTCCACCCTGCGGCAGCAGGGAGGGCTGGCGGGGTACCCCGATCGGGCGGAGTCCATCCACGACGTCGTCGAGTCCTCCCACGCCTCCTCGTCGCTGTCCTGGGCCGACGGGATCTCCAAGGCCCGGGTCCTCAGCGGAGAGGACGACCGGTCCGTCGTCGCCGTCATCGGGGACGGAGCGCTGACCGGCGGCATGGCCTGGGAGGCGCTGAACAACATCGCCGCGGACAAGGACCGTCGAGTGATCATCGTCGTCAACGACAACGGTCGCTCCTACGCTCCGACAGTCGGCGGGCTCGCCGACCAGCTGGGTCGGCTGCGCCGCGGCTTCCTCGACAAGCTGCGCACACACCACGTCTACGAGAGGACGATGGACGGCACCAAGCAGCGTCTGCAACATGGGGGGCCGGTCAGCCAGATGGTCTACCGCAGCCTGCATGCGGCGAAGAAGGGCGCCAAAGACTTTTGGTCACCGCAGGGCCTCTTCGAGGACCTGGGCATGAAATACATCGGCCCGGTGGACGGCCATGATCAACGCTCCATGGAGGAGGCTCTCCAGGACGCCAAGAACTATGGCGGCCCGGTCATCGTCCATGCCCTCACGGAAAAGGGTCGCGGCTATGCACCGGCCCGCGCGGACGAGAAGGACCAGTTCCATGCCGTCGGGGTGATCGACCCGGAGACCGGCGAGCCTGTCTCGCGGGGGGCCGCACGGTCCTGGACCTCGGTCTTCGAGGAGGAGATCACTGCCATCGCCGACGAGCGTCCCGACGTCGTCGCGCTCACCGGAGCGATGCTCAACCCCGTAGGGCTGCGCAGCTTCGCCCAGAAGCACCCGGAGCGGGTCTTCGACGTCGGCATCGCCGAGCAGCACGCCGTCACCTCTGCGGCCGGGCTGGCCTATGGGGGGCTGCACCCGGTGGTGGCCCTCTACGCGACCTTCCTCAACCGGGCCTTCGACCAGCTGCTCATGGATGTCGCGCTCCACAAGGCGGGAGTCACCCTGGTCCTCGACCGCGCAGGGGTCACCGGTCCGGACGGCCCCAGCCATCACGGCATGTGGGACCTCTCCCTCCTGCAGATCGTCCCGGGGCTGCAGATCGCCGCACCACGTGACTCGACGCGGCTGCGTGAAGAGCTGCGTGAGGCAGTGGCGGTTGACGACGCTCCTACGGTGGTCCGTTTCTCCAAGGGCTCGGTCAACGGCGAGATCGACGCCCTGCATCGGTTCGACGACGGCGTGGAGGTGCTCCATGGCCAGACCGACGACGACGGCGCCTACAGCAACGACGTGCTGATCGTCTCGGTCGGCACGATGGCTGAACTGTCTCTCGACGTCGCTCGGCGACTCGCCGACCAGGGCATCACCTCCACGGTGGTCGACCCGCGATGGGTGCTGCCGGTGCCGGACACCGTGGTCTCCCTGGCGGCGAGGCACCGCATCGTGGTGTGCGCCGAGGACGGGGTGAAGGCCGGCGGCGTCGGGTCGCGGATCCGTCAGACCATGCGTGAGGCCGGAGTCGACACCGCTCTCAACGAGGTGGGTCTGCCGGTGGAGTTCCTCTCGCATGGATCGCGGGGCGAGGTGCTCGCACGGGTCGGACTGACCTCCGCCCAGATCGCCCAGGACACCGTGGCCCAGGTGCTGGGCACTAAGGTGCCTTTCGCCCGCCCGCTACCCGGGGAGGACCTCCCCACGGGAGAGATCCCCAGCTTCCCCTTCAGCCGGGACACCTGA